The window GGGTAAATATTGCTAATCGATTAATTTTTTGATGAGCATAGAATCCCCAATTTAATTTAGATGAAGTAAGTAGGATGAATGATAAACTAATTAAACTGATTTTGAGGAGTTTAATCATGTGAATTTGGGCTTTGGTTGAGTTTTTTAATAGATTAAGGTTTAGATTAATACCTTAATATCATACTTAAAAGTCAATTATTTCATGATTTATGAAAATTAATATTGATAATACTGAAATGATTTTGTTTAGTAAAACAAATTCACTTAAATTTGCAGTCCTAAAAAGAAAAGCTAGAAATTCAATTTATATAAATCAATATGGCAAATCATAAGTCAGCATTAAAAAGAATTCGCTCAAGTGCAGCAAGACGTTTGAGAAACAGATATCAGGCTAAAACGACCAGAACTTATATCCGTAGATTAAGAGCTACTGAAGATAAGGCTCAGGCTGAAGAGTTATTAAAAACTGTGACTTCAATGTTGGACAGATTAGCGAAAAAGAATATTATCCACAAAAAGAAAGCGGATAATAACAAATCTAAATTAGCAAAGCACGTAGCTAAATTAGCTTAAGAATTTGAAAATTTTGCCTTAAGCCTCAGCCCAAAAGCTGAGGCTTTTTTAGTTTGTGCTTATTTGATATATTATGGTTTGATTTTAATTTCAACCTTAATCATATCACATGAAAGTCAATACATATTCTGAAGTTAGTAGCATCAAAAGTTGGGCTGAAGCAGATAGGCCAAGAGAAAAATTATTGAACCATGGAAGAATGGTTTTATCTGATGCGGAATTAATAGCCATTTTAATTGGTTCAGGTACTCAGTCACTATCTGCAATTGATGTGGGTAAAAACATTTTGACTGAAGTTCAAAATGATTTGAATCAATTAGCCAAATTTTCAGTAAAAGAATTAACCAAATTCAAAGGAATAGGGGAGGCTAAGGCTATTACCATTATTTCAGCTCTAGAATTAGGGCGAAGAAGGAAAGAAGCTGAGGTTATTGAGAAACCAAAAATAACTTCCTCAACGGATGCTTATAATTTATTAAAATCAGTATTGATTGATTTACCCCATGAAGAGTTTTGGGTAATTTTTTTAAATCGAGCGAATAGAGTTATTAAGCTCAAGAGAATTAGCATGGGTGGGGTTTCAGGTACTGTAGCTGATGTGAAAATCATATTCAAAGAAGGGATTGAAAATCTAGCTTCAGGAATGATCCTGGCTCATAATCATCCTTCAGGAAATTTGAATCCTAGTGAGCAGGATATTCGTTTGACAAAAAAGATGAAAGAAAGCGGTGTCATATTAGATATACCGGTTCTAGATCATATTATTTTTACAGAGCAATCTTATTATAGCTTCGCTGATGAAGCGATGCTTTAAAATTGAATAGTATTATGGACAATAATCCAGAATTAAGCGGTAAATATTTAGGAACTATTACAGAAGACTTCGTAGCAATTTCAGAAACATTGAAAGAAGCTTCTTATGCGGTTAGAAAACAAGGTTTTTCGGAATATCCTATTTTCCCTATTTGTAAAACTGAACAGCCAATAGGTCAGGTTTTAATTGGTGCTGGAGAATTAAA is drawn from Marivirga arenosa and contains these coding sequences:
- the rpsT gene encoding 30S ribosomal protein S20; translation: MANHKSALKRIRSSAARRLRNRYQAKTTRTYIRRLRATEDKAQAEELLKTVTSMLDRLAKKNIIHKKKADNNKSKLAKHVAKLA
- the radC gene encoding RadC family protein, with the translated sequence MKVNTYSEVSSIKSWAEADRPREKLLNHGRMVLSDAELIAILIGSGTQSLSAIDVGKNILTEVQNDLNQLAKFSVKELTKFKGIGEAKAITIISALELGRRRKEAEVIEKPKITSSTDAYNLLKSVLIDLPHEEFWVIFLNRANRVIKLKRISMGGVSGTVADVKIIFKEGIENLASGMILAHNHPSGNLNPSEQDIRLTKKMKESGVILDIPVLDHIIFTEQSYYSFADEAML